In Nocardia asteroides, the following proteins share a genomic window:
- the carB gene encoding carbamoyl-phosphate synthase large subunit yields the protein MPRREDLKHILVIGSGPIVIGQACEFDYSGTQACRVLRSEGLRVSLVNSNPATIMTDPEFADSTYVEPITPEFVEKVIEKERPDAILATLGGQTALNTAVALHERGVLEKYNVELIGADFDAIQRGEDRQKFKDIVAKVGGESARSKVCFTMAEVRETVEELGFPVVVRPSFTMGGLGSGMAYNHEDLDRIAGGGLAASPTANVLIEESILGWKEYELELMRDGRDNVVIVCSIENVDPMGVHTGDSMTVAPAMTLTDREYQKMRDLGIAILREVGVDTGGCNIQFAVDPKDGRLIVIEMNPRVSRSSALASKATGFPIAKIAAKLAIGYTLDEIVNDITKETPACFEPTLDYVVVKAPRFAFEKFPGADGTLTTTMKSVGEAMSLGRNFTEALGKVLRSLETKAASFWTAEDGKWAPADANDPASVREAIEAILADLRVPIEGRIYQVERALRFGASIEETAAASGIDPWFVAEVAGLVALRQEILDAPVLDEDLLRQAKHYGLSDRQLAALRPELAGEAGVRALRHRLGVRPVYKTVDTCAAEFEAKTPYHYSSYELDPGAESEVAPQTERDKVIILGSGPNRIGQGIEFDYSCVHAAQTLSAAGYETVMVNCNPETVSTDYDTADRLYFEPLTFEDVLEVYHAESESGTVAGVIVQLGGQTPLSLAQRLTDAGVPVVGTSAAAIDLAEDRGEFGDVLVAAGLPAPKYGTATTVEQAKKIAAEIGYPVLVRPSYVLGGRGMEIVYDETSLEGYISRATELNPDHPVLVDRFLEDAIEIDVDALCDGEEVFLGGVMEHIEEAGIHSGDSACALPPITLGRSDIEAVRRSTIALAKGIGVKGLLNVQYALKDDVLYVLEANPRASRTVPFVSKATAVPLAKACARVMLGASIADLRKEGMLPPEGDGGHVPLDAPVAVKEAVLPFHRFRRADGSGIDSLLSPEMKSTGEVMGIDADFGTAFAKSQAAAYGSLPTEGTVFVSVANRDKRAMVFPIKRLHDLGFRILATEGTAETLRRNGIPCEQVRKHSDPEATDPATGMPEASIVEQIRDGEIDIVFNTPYGNSGPRVDGYEIRTAAVGANIPCITTVQGAAAAVQGIEAGINGGIGVRSLQELHSVLRG from the coding sequence ATGCCTCGCCGCGAGGATCTGAAGCACATCCTGGTGATCGGTTCCGGACCGATCGTCATCGGCCAGGCGTGCGAGTTCGACTATTCCGGTACCCAGGCGTGCCGGGTGCTGCGGTCCGAGGGACTGCGCGTGTCGCTGGTGAACTCCAACCCGGCGACCATCATGACCGACCCCGAGTTCGCCGACTCCACCTACGTGGAGCCGATCACCCCGGAGTTCGTCGAGAAGGTCATCGAGAAGGAGCGTCCCGACGCCATTCTCGCGACCCTCGGCGGGCAGACCGCGCTGAACACCGCGGTCGCGCTGCACGAGCGCGGGGTGCTGGAGAAGTACAACGTCGAGCTGATCGGCGCCGACTTCGACGCCATCCAGCGCGGTGAGGACCGGCAGAAGTTCAAGGACATCGTCGCCAAGGTCGGCGGCGAGAGCGCTCGCTCCAAGGTCTGTTTCACCATGGCCGAGGTCCGCGAGACGGTCGAAGAACTCGGCTTCCCGGTCGTCGTGCGCCCGTCGTTCACCATGGGCGGCCTCGGCTCGGGCATGGCCTACAACCACGAGGACCTCGACCGCATCGCCGGCGGCGGCCTGGCCGCCTCGCCCACCGCGAACGTCCTGATCGAGGAGTCCATCCTCGGCTGGAAGGAATACGAGCTCGAGCTCATGCGCGACGGCCGCGACAACGTGGTCATCGTCTGCTCCATCGAGAACGTCGACCCGATGGGCGTGCACACCGGCGACTCGATGACCGTGGCCCCGGCCATGACCCTCACCGACCGCGAGTACCAGAAGATGCGCGACCTGGGCATCGCCATCCTGCGCGAGGTCGGCGTCGACACCGGTGGCTGCAACATCCAGTTCGCGGTCGACCCGAAGGACGGTCGCCTGATCGTCATCGAGATGAACCCGCGCGTGTCGCGCTCCTCGGCGCTGGCGTCCAAGGCCACCGGCTTCCCGATCGCCAAGATCGCCGCCAAGCTGGCCATCGGCTACACCCTCGACGAGATCGTCAACGACATCACCAAGGAAACCCCGGCCTGCTTCGAGCCGACGCTCGACTACGTCGTGGTGAAGGCGCCGCGGTTCGCCTTCGAGAAGTTCCCCGGCGCCGACGGCACCCTCACCACCACCATGAAGTCCGTGGGTGAGGCCATGTCGCTGGGCCGCAACTTCACCGAGGCCCTCGGCAAGGTGCTGCGCTCGCTCGAGACCAAGGCCGCCAGCTTCTGGACCGCCGAGGACGGCAAGTGGGCCCCGGCCGACGCGAACGACCCGGCGTCGGTGCGCGAGGCGATCGAGGCCATCCTCGCCGACCTGCGCGTGCCGATCGAAGGCCGCATCTACCAGGTCGAGCGGGCGCTGCGCTTCGGCGCGAGCATCGAGGAGACGGCCGCCGCCTCCGGCATCGACCCCTGGTTCGTCGCCGAGGTCGCCGGTCTGGTCGCGCTGCGCCAGGAGATCCTCGACGCGCCGGTCCTCGACGAGGACCTGCTGCGCCAGGCCAAGCACTACGGCCTGTCCGACCGCCAGCTCGCGGCCCTGCGCCCCGAACTCGCCGGCGAGGCCGGGGTCCGCGCGCTGCGCCACCGCCTCGGCGTGCGGCCGGTCTACAAGACCGTCGACACCTGTGCCGCCGAGTTCGAGGCCAAGACGCCGTACCACTACAGCTCCTACGAGCTGGACCCCGGCGCCGAGTCCGAGGTCGCGCCGCAGACCGAACGCGACAAGGTGATCATCCTGGGCTCGGGCCCCAACCGCATCGGTCAGGGCATCGAGTTCGACTACTCGTGTGTGCACGCCGCGCAGACGCTGTCGGCCGCGGGCTACGAGACCGTCATGGTCAACTGCAACCCCGAGACCGTGTCGACCGACTACGACACCGCCGATCGCCTCTACTTCGAGCCGCTCACCTTCGAGGACGTCCTCGAGGTGTACCACGCGGAATCGGAGTCGGGCACCGTCGCGGGCGTGATCGTGCAGCTCGGCGGCCAGACCCCGCTGAGCCTGGCGCAGCGGCTCACCGACGCCGGCGTGCCGGTGGTCGGCACCTCCGCGGCCGCCATCGACCTGGCCGAGGACCGTGGCGAGTTCGGTGACGTGCTGGTCGCGGCCGGCCTGCCCGCGCCCAAGTACGGCACCGCCACCACCGTCGAGCAGGCGAAGAAGATCGCCGCCGAGATCGGCTACCCGGTGCTGGTCCGCCCGTCCTACGTGCTGGGCGGGCGCGGCATGGAGATCGTCTACGACGAGACCTCGCTCGAGGGCTACATCTCCCGCGCGACCGAGCTCAACCCGGACCACCCGGTGCTGGTCGACCGCTTCCTGGAAGACGCCATCGAGATCGACGTCGACGCGCTGTGCGACGGCGAGGAGGTCTTCCTCGGCGGCGTCATGGAACACATCGAGGAAGCAGGCATCCACTCCGGTGACTCCGCCTGCGCGCTGCCCCCGATCACCCTGGGCCGCAGCGACATCGAGGCCGTGCGCCGCTCCACCATCGCACTGGCCAAGGGCATCGGCGTGAAGGGCCTGCTCAACGTGCAGTACGCCCTCAAGGACGACGTGCTCTACGTGCTCGAGGCCAACCCGCGCGCCAGCCGCACGGTCCCGTTCGTCTCCAAGGCGACCGCGGTGCCGCTGGCCAAGGCCTGCGCCCGGGTGATGCTCGGTGCCTCCATCGCCGACCTGCGCAAGGAAGGCATGCTGCCGCCCGAGGGCGACGGCGGCCACGTCCCGCTGGACGCGCCGGTCGCGGTGAAGGAAGCCGTGCTGCCCTTCCACCGGTTCCGTCGCGCCGACGGCTCCGGTATCGACTCGCTGCTCTCGCCGGAGATGAAGTCCACCGGTGAGGTCATGGGCATCGACGCCGACTTCGGCACCGCCTTCGCCAAGAGCCAGGCCGCCGCCTACGGTTCGCTGCCCACCGAGGGTACGGTGTTCGTCTCGGTCGCCAACCGCGACAAGCGCGCCATGGTGTTCCCGATCAAGCGCCTGCACGACCTGGGCTTCCGCATCCTCGCCACCGAGGGCACCGCGGAAACCCTGCGCCGCAACGGCATCCCGTGCGAGCAGGTCCGCAAGCACTCCGACCCGGAGGCCACCGATCCGGCCACCGGCATGCCGGAGGCCTCGATCGTCGAGCAGATCCGCGACGGCGAGATCGACATCGTGTTCAACACCCCCTACGGCAACTCGGGCCCCCGCGTGGACGGCTACGAGATCCGCACCGCCGCGGTGGGCGCGAACATCCCGTGCATCACCACGGTGCAGGGCGCGGCCGCGGCCGTGCAGGGCATCGAAGCCGGCATCAACGGCGGCATCGGGGTGCGGTCCCTGCAGGAACTGCACTCGGTGCTGCGGGGCTGA
- the carA gene encoding glutamine-hydrolyzing carbamoyl-phosphate synthase small subunit, which translates to MSKVKAALVLEDGRVFRGTAFGAEGQTLGEAVFCTAMTGYQETLTDPSYARQIVVATAPQIGNTGWNDEDDESGKIWVSGYAVRDPSPISSNWRATGTLQDQLDKQDVVGIAGIDTRAVVRHLRTRGSMKAGIFSGAALAGDDELLARVNGQPSMLGADLAEEVSTDGMYTIEPVGDHRFTVVAVDLGIKTNTPRMFAERGVRTHVVPSNTSLDDILALNPNGVFLSNGPGDPATQTGAIALTQGVLERGIPLFGICFGNQILGRALGRDTYKMKFGHRGINIPVVEAGTGRISITAQNHGFALEGEKGELFDTPFGKAEVSHICANDGTVEGVRLIDGRAFSVQYHPEAAAGPHDAAYLFDRFAGLMEGA; encoded by the coding sequence ATGAGCAAAGTGAAGGCAGCCCTGGTGCTGGAGGACGGCCGCGTGTTCCGCGGTACCGCCTTCGGCGCCGAGGGCCAGACCCTGGGCGAGGCGGTGTTCTGCACCGCGATGACCGGGTACCAGGAGACCCTCACCGACCCCAGCTACGCCCGTCAGATCGTGGTGGCCACCGCCCCGCAGATCGGCAACACGGGCTGGAACGACGAGGACGACGAGTCCGGCAAGATCTGGGTCTCCGGCTACGCCGTGCGCGACCCCTCGCCGATCTCCTCCAACTGGCGCGCCACCGGCACGCTGCAGGATCAGCTGGACAAGCAGGACGTGGTCGGGATCGCCGGCATCGACACCCGCGCGGTGGTGCGTCACCTGCGCACCCGGGGGTCGATGAAGGCCGGCATCTTCTCCGGCGCCGCGCTCGCCGGTGACGACGAGCTGCTGGCCCGGGTCAACGGCCAGCCCTCCATGCTCGGCGCGGATCTGGCCGAAGAGGTCAGCACCGACGGCATGTACACCATCGAGCCGGTCGGCGACCACCGCTTCACCGTCGTCGCGGTCGACCTCGGCATCAAGACCAACACCCCGCGCATGTTCGCCGAGCGCGGCGTGCGCACCCACGTGGTGCCGTCGAACACCTCCCTCGACGACATCCTGGCGCTGAACCCGAACGGCGTGTTCCTCTCGAACGGCCCCGGCGACCCGGCCACCCAGACCGGCGCGATCGCGCTGACCCAGGGTGTGCTCGAGCGCGGAATCCCGCTGTTCGGCATCTGCTTCGGCAACCAGATCCTGGGCCGGGCGCTGGGCCGCGACACCTACAAGATGAAGTTCGGCCACCGCGGCATCAACATCCCGGTGGTCGAAGCGGGCACCGGCCGCATCTCCATCACCGCGCAGAACCACGGCTTCGCCCTCGAGGGTGAGAAGGGCGAGTTGTTCGACACCCCCTTCGGCAAGGCCGAGGTCTCCCACATCTGCGCCAACGACGGCACCGTCGAGGGCGTGCGGCTGATCGACGGCCGCGCCTTCTCGGTGCAGTACCACCCCGAGGCCGCCGCAGGCCCGCACGACGCCGCATACCTGTTCGACCGTTTCGCCGGTCTCATGGAAGGAGCCTGA
- a CDS encoding PH-like domain-containing protein, producing MERILWVLGCLVFFLVCLWLMYRAWQKKAARQAGRIGELPTVPAELGAQLLEPTTGLYLGSTLAPSWQDRIAVGDLGFRATAELTRFERGILLERDGTTPIWIPQESVSAVRTERGHAGKVMTENGVLVIRWTLPTGTEIDTGFRGDDKTVYPAWTADATRATTGDDE from the coding sequence GTGGAGAGAATTCTGTGGGTGCTGGGGTGTCTGGTCTTCTTCCTGGTGTGCCTGTGGCTGATGTACCGGGCCTGGCAGAAGAAGGCCGCGCGCCAGGCGGGGCGGATCGGCGAACTGCCGACGGTGCCCGCCGAACTGGGCGCTCAACTGCTGGAACCGACCACCGGCCTCTACCTGGGCAGCACCCTCGCGCCCAGCTGGCAGGACCGGATCGCGGTCGGTGACCTGGGGTTCCGGGCGACCGCGGAATTGACGCGGTTCGAACGCGGAATCCTGCTCGAACGCGACGGGACGACGCCGATCTGGATTCCGCAGGAATCCGTGTCGGCCGTGCGTACCGAACGCGGACACGCGGGCAAAGTGATGACAGAGAATGGTGTGCTGGTCATTCGCTGGACGCTGCCGACCGGAACCGAGATCGACACCGGATTCCGGGGCGACGACAAGACGGTGTACCCGGCGTGGACAGCGGACGCGACCAGGGCGACGACGGGAGACGACGAATGA
- a CDS encoding dihydroorotase — protein sequence MSELLIKNVRPYGEGEPVDVLVRDTVIAEIGTGIEAPAGAEVIEGDGQILLPGFVDLHTHLREPGREDTETIETGSAAAALGGYTAVFAMANTSPVADSHVITDHVWRRGQEVGLVDVFPVGAVTVGLEGKQLAEMGTMAAGVGQVRMFSDDGHCVYDPLIMRRALEYANSLGVLIAQHAEEPRLTKGAVAHEGPNAARLGLAGWPRAAEESIVARDALLARDAGARVHICHASTAGTVELVKWAKSQGISITAEVTPHHLLLDDSRLETYDAVNKVNPPLRESADVAALRQALAEGVIDCVATDHAPHAEQDKCCEFAAARPGMLGLETALSIIVQTMVAPGLLDWRGVARVMSEKPAAIVGLDDHGRPIAVGEPANLTLIDPDAEWTVRGAELASISNNTPFEDMTFPAQVSATVLRGRVTAREGKAVGI from the coding sequence GTGAGTGAGCTGCTGATCAAGAATGTGCGGCCCTATGGTGAGGGCGAGCCGGTCGACGTGCTGGTGCGCGACACCGTCATCGCCGAGATCGGTACCGGCATCGAGGCTCCGGCCGGCGCCGAGGTGATCGAGGGCGACGGCCAGATCCTGCTGCCCGGCTTCGTCGACCTGCACACCCACCTGCGCGAGCCCGGCCGCGAGGACACCGAGACCATCGAAACCGGTTCGGCCGCGGCCGCACTGGGTGGTTACACCGCGGTGTTCGCGATGGCCAACACCAGCCCGGTCGCCGACTCGCACGTCATCACCGATCACGTGTGGCGGCGCGGCCAGGAGGTCGGCCTGGTCGACGTGTTCCCGGTCGGCGCGGTCACCGTCGGGCTCGAGGGCAAGCAGCTCGCCGAGATGGGCACCATGGCGGCGGGCGTCGGCCAGGTGCGGATGTTCTCCGACGACGGCCACTGCGTCTACGACCCGCTGATCATGCGCCGCGCTCTCGAATACGCGAACTCCCTGGGCGTGCTCATCGCCCAGCACGCCGAAGAGCCGCGTCTGACCAAGGGCGCCGTCGCGCACGAGGGCCCCAACGCCGCCCGCCTGGGCCTGGCCGGCTGGCCGCGCGCCGCCGAGGAGTCGATCGTCGCCCGCGACGCGCTGCTGGCCCGCGACGCCGGCGCCCGCGTGCACATCTGCCACGCGTCGACCGCAGGCACCGTCGAGCTGGTGAAATGGGCCAAGTCCCAGGGCATCTCGATCACCGCCGAGGTCACCCCGCACCATCTGCTGCTCGACGACTCGCGCCTGGAGACCTACGACGCGGTCAACAAGGTGAACCCGCCGCTGCGCGAGTCCGCCGACGTCGCCGCCCTGCGCCAGGCGCTGGCCGAGGGTGTCATCGACTGCGTCGCCACCGACCACGCCCCGCACGCCGAACAGGACAAGTGCTGCGAGTTCGCCGCCGCCCGTCCGGGCATGCTGGGGCTGGAGACCGCGCTGTCGATCATCGTGCAGACGATGGTCGCGCCCGGCCTGCTGGACTGGCGCGGCGTCGCGCGGGTGATGAGCGAGAAGCCCGCCGCGATCGTCGGCCTCGACGACCACGGCCGCCCGATCGCGGTCGGCGAACCGGCCAACCTGACCCTGATCGACCCCGACGCCGAGTGGACGGTGCGCGGCGCCGAACTGGCGAGCATCTCGAACAACACCCCGTTCGAGGACATGACGTTCCCGGCGCAGGTGTCAGCCACCGTGCTGCGCGGCCGGGTCACTGCCCGCGAGGGCAAGGCGGTCGGGATCTAG
- a CDS encoding aspartate carbamoyltransferase catalytic subunit, translating to MKHLLTVADLDRGTATELLDEAERFEQALLGREVKKLPTLRGRTVMTVFYENSTRTRVSFEVAGKWMSADVINVSASSSSVSKGESLRDTALTLHAAGADALIVRHPASGAAHQIARWMEQWAREENRAAPSIINAGDGTHQHPTQALLDALTLRQRLGDIEGKRIVLVGDILHSRVARSNVLLLNTLGAEVVLVAPRTLLPVGVDSWPCRVATSLDAELPGADAVMMLRVQAERMNGGFFPSAREYSINYGLSERRMGLLDDDAVVLHPGPMLRGMEIASAVADSPKAAVLQQVTNGVHMRMAVLFRLLVGTQEVVA from the coding sequence GTGAAGCACTTGTTGACGGTCGCCGATCTGGATCGCGGCACCGCCACCGAACTCCTCGACGAGGCCGAGCGCTTCGAACAGGCCCTGCTCGGCCGCGAGGTGAAGAAGCTGCCGACGCTGCGCGGCCGCACCGTGATGACGGTGTTCTACGAGAACTCCACCCGCACCCGGGTCTCGTTCGAGGTCGCGGGCAAGTGGATGAGCGCCGACGTGATCAACGTGAGCGCCTCCAGTTCCTCGGTCTCCAAGGGCGAATCGCTGCGCGACACCGCGCTCACCCTGCACGCGGCGGGCGCCGACGCGCTGATCGTGCGACACCCGGCCTCCGGCGCCGCGCACCAGATCGCGCGCTGGATGGAACAGTGGGCGCGCGAGGAGAACCGCGCCGCGCCCTCGATCATCAACGCGGGCGACGGCACCCACCAGCACCCCACCCAGGCGCTGCTCGACGCGCTGACCCTGCGTCAGCGCCTCGGCGACATCGAGGGCAAGCGGATCGTGCTGGTCGGCGACATCCTGCACAGCCGGGTCGCCCGCTCCAACGTGCTGCTGCTGAACACCCTCGGCGCCGAGGTGGTGCTGGTGGCGCCGCGCACCCTGCTGCCGGTGGGCGTGGACAGCTGGCCCTGCCGGGTCGCGACCTCGCTGGACGCGGAACTGCCCGGCGCCGACGCGGTGATGATGCTGCGCGTGCAGGCCGAGCGGATGAACGGCGGCTTCTTCCCGTCGGCCCGCGAGTACTCGATCAACTACGGACTGTCCGAGCGGCGGATGGGTCTGCTCGACGACGACGCGGTGGTGCTGCACCCCGGTCCGATGCTGCGCGGCATGGAGATCGCGTCGGCGGTCGCCGATTCCCCGAAAGCGGCAGTCCTGCAACAGGTGACGAACGGAGTGCACATGCGGATGGCCGTGTTGTTCCGGCTGCTCGTCGGTACTCAGGAGGTAGTGGCGTGA
- the pyrR gene encoding bifunctional pyr operon transcriptional regulator/uracil phosphoribosyltransferase PyrR, which translates to MAVPERAARTGAGETSQRHTPEWVAAGRELLSPSDVQRTVARIAHQIIEKTALDSGDADAPRVVLMGIPTRGTTLANRLAAKIEEFSGVRPALGSLDITLYRDDLRSRPHRPLERTSVPDGGIENALVVLVDDVLFSGRTVRSALDGLRDLGRPRAVQLAVLIDRGHRELPIRADYVGKNVPTSRAEDISVLLTEHDGHDGVYLHQEAQQ; encoded by the coding sequence ATGGCTGTGCCCGAACGGGCGGCCAGAACCGGCGCGGGTGAAACGTCGCAGCGGCACACTCCGGAGTGGGTGGCGGCCGGCCGCGAACTGTTGTCGCCGTCGGACGTGCAACGCACCGTCGCGCGCATCGCGCATCAGATCATCGAGAAGACCGCCCTGGATTCCGGCGACGCCGACGCTCCGCGGGTGGTTCTCATGGGCATCCCGACCCGCGGCACTACGCTGGCGAACCGGCTGGCCGCCAAGATCGAGGAATTCTCCGGCGTGCGCCCCGCGCTGGGCTCGCTCGACATCACCCTCTACCGCGACGACCTGCGCAGCCGTCCGCACCGCCCGCTCGAGCGCACCTCGGTGCCCGACGGCGGCATCGAGAACGCGCTGGTCGTCCTCGTCGACGATGTGCTGTTCTCCGGCCGCACCGTCCGCTCGGCCCTCGACGGCCTGCGCGACCTCGGCCGCCCGCGCGCCGTCCAGCTGGCCGTCCTGATCGACCGCGGTCACCGCGAACTGCCGATCCGCGCCGACTACGTGGGCAAGAACGTCCCGACCTCGCGCGCCGAGGACATCTCGGTCCTGCTGACCGAACACGACGGACACGACGGTGTGTACCTGCACCAGGAGGCGCAGCAGTGA
- a CDS encoding SAM-dependent methyltransferase: protein MTKIQAPTEGVALTALGVALIRERETRRPDRLYEDPLASAFVDAARRDFGRTAAGAARWARVEALAERFFEGRSVGVRLVDDQVAAAVAAGCRQVVFLGAGLDTRAYRLALPADSAVFEIDLPELFAFKEPVLRAAGARPATRRHVLPIDLRTDWATPLRACGFRADLPTHWIDEGALPYLPAADHARVLRTLTALSAPGSRFGLSRFAVDHDSPDYAELRRLVAGDGPVAAVPGDAERPGERWLTDHGWHAEFRAWDDLIAPLGRAVAVGDPRVGVVLAERSTRT from the coding sequence ATGACGAAGATCCAGGCACCCACGGAAGGCGTCGCACTGACCGCCCTGGGCGTGGCGCTGATCCGGGAGCGGGAGACGCGCAGGCCGGACCGGCTGTACGAGGACCCCCTGGCTTCCGCCTTCGTCGACGCCGCGCGCCGGGATTTCGGCCGCACCGCCGCCGGCGCGGCCCGCTGGGCGCGCGTCGAGGCGCTGGCCGAGCGGTTCTTCGAAGGCCGTTCGGTGGGGGTGCGGCTGGTCGACGACCAGGTGGCGGCGGCGGTGGCGGCCGGCTGCCGCCAGGTCGTGTTCCTCGGCGCAGGCCTCGACACCCGCGCCTATCGGTTGGCGCTGCCCGCCGACAGCGCCGTGTTCGAGATCGACCTTCCGGAACTGTTCGCGTTCAAGGAACCTGTGCTGCGCGCGGCGGGCGCCCGGCCGGCCACGCGGCGGCACGTCCTGCCGATCGACCTGCGTACCGACTGGGCGACGCCGTTGCGCGCCTGCGGTTTCCGTGCCGACCTGCCGACACACTGGATCGACGAGGGCGCGCTCCCGTACCTGCCCGCCGCCGATCATGCCCGTGTCCTGCGAACGCTCACCGCGCTGTCGGCCCCCGGCAGCCGATTCGGGCTCAGCAGGTTCGCCGTCGACCACGACTCGCCGGACTACGCCGAACTGCGCCGGCTGGTGGCGGGCGACGGGCCGGTCGCGGCGGTACCCGGCGACGCGGAACGGCCAGGGGAGCGGTGGCTGACCGACCACGGATGGCACGCCGAGTTCCGCGCGTGGGACGACCTGATCGCGCCGCTCGGACGCGCGGTCGCGGTCGGTGATCCCCGGGTCGGCGTCGTGCTCGCCGAGCGTTCGACCCGCACGTGA
- a CDS encoding TetR/AcrR family transcriptional regulator, whose protein sequence is MDGRRSDTRERIRTVAMELFSERGYEKTSLREIAERLGVTKAALYYHFRTKEDIVVSLSDDLRRGIDDIVEWAEQAPPGRARAEQILLRYSTLLHSLGRDMVRFWHENQPAFRDLGFGAGLRYQFRVLADLMTAPDRDPLAVYHARQALLAISWSVSMMGDLDLTDDRMQAAATAVALDILARIP, encoded by the coding sequence GTGGACGGACGTCGTAGCGACACCCGAGAGCGCATTCGGACGGTCGCGATGGAATTGTTCTCCGAACGCGGCTACGAGAAGACGTCGCTGCGGGAGATCGCGGAACGGCTCGGGGTCACGAAAGCGGCCTTGTACTACCACTTCCGGACCAAAGAGGACATCGTCGTCAGCCTGTCCGACGACCTCCGGCGCGGGATCGACGACATCGTCGAATGGGCCGAGCAGGCACCGCCCGGCAGAGCGCGTGCCGAGCAGATCCTGCTGCGCTACAGCACGCTGCTGCACAGTCTCGGCCGCGACATGGTGCGCTTCTGGCACGAGAACCAGCCCGCGTTCCGCGATCTCGGTTTCGGGGCCGGGCTGCGCTACCAATTCCGGGTGCTGGCCGACCTGATGACCGCACCCGACCGGGACCCGCTGGCGGTCTATCACGCCCGGCAGGCACTGCTGGCGATCAGCTGGAGCGTGTCGATGATGGGCGATCTCGACCTCACCGACGACCGGATGCAGGCCGCGGCCACCGCCGTCGCGCTCGACATCCTCGCGCGCATTCCCTAG
- a CDS encoding EamA family transporter, with the protein MDAISTTGRPRRATLPGWSVPLVFVVGATSQYLGAALGVFLFDTTEPATVAWLRAAAAGVALLAWRRPWRTRWTRRGLAVAACFGIVTVAMNIVFYEAIARIPLGTAVAIEFLGPVAVATLGSRRARDVVAVVLVAAGVVLLAGVRFDVEPVGVGFAIASAVLWAGYILVGKRVADAGEGQDSLAVGMAAAALLLAPFVLIPQLAIDAAVFVDPRTWLFGLGVGVLSSALPYALDQVVLTAVGRARFALLLALLPATAAVVGALALNQRLTPSELTGIALVMLALTLTALPTRPSAPEPPAPL; encoded by the coding sequence GTGGATGCGATCTCGACGACCGGGCGGCCGCGCCGCGCCACCCTGCCCGGCTGGTCGGTGCCGCTGGTGTTCGTCGTCGGGGCGACCTCACAGTATCTGGGTGCGGCACTGGGCGTGTTCCTGTTCGACACCACCGAACCGGCGACCGTGGCCTGGCTGCGTGCCGCCGCGGCCGGGGTGGCGCTGCTGGCCTGGCGGCGACCGTGGCGCACGCGGTGGACCCGGCGCGGCCTGGCCGTGGCGGCCTGCTTCGGCATCGTCACCGTCGCGATGAACATCGTGTTCTACGAGGCGATCGCGCGGATCCCGCTCGGAACCGCGGTCGCCATCGAATTCCTCGGGCCGGTCGCGGTGGCCACTCTCGGCTCGCGGCGTGCCAGGGACGTGGTCGCGGTGGTACTGGTCGCGGCCGGGGTCGTGCTGCTGGCGGGGGTGCGGTTCGACGTCGAGCCGGTGGGAGTGGGATTCGCGATCGCGTCGGCGGTGCTGTGGGCCGGGTACATCCTGGTCGGCAAGCGGGTCGCCGACGCGGGCGAGGGCCAGGACTCGCTCGCCGTCGGCATGGCCGCCGCCGCGCTGCTGCTCGCGCCGTTCGTGCTGATCCCGCAGCTGGCGATCGACGCCGCCGTCTTCGTCGACCCCCGCACCTGGCTGTTCGGCCTCGGCGTCGGCGTGCTGTCGAGCGCGCTGCCGTACGCCCTGGACCAGGTGGTGCTCACCGCCGTCGGCCGCGCCCGCTTCGCCCTCCTCCTCGCACTGCTCCCCGCCACCGCCGCCGTAGTCGGCGCGCTGGCGCTGAACCAGCGCCTCACCCCATCCGAACTCACCGGCATCGCCCTGGTCATGCTCGCCCTGACCCTCACCGCCCTGCCCACCCGGCCCTCGGCCCCGGAACCCCCTGCCCCGCTGTAA